The DNA sequence CAACACTCTGGAGGAGAGCTGCTTTATGCGTCTATGCGCAGGACAGCTTATTCAGCGATGTTGCCGGAGCCGTCATCCAGGTGGGCGCGCATGAACCACTGGAACTTCTCCAGTTCAGCGGCGTGGGCGATGTAGACATCCTCGGTGACCGAGTCAACGTCGCCGGCCTGCGCCATGGACTCACGGAGTCGCTCGAGCACGGTGGTGTAGACCTTGTTCAGTGTGGCGAGGTGATCCTGGGTGTTGCCGCGGTTCATCTCGTATTCGAGTGGAGTGCGGTTGTCCACGTGACCGGCCGGGGTGCCGATCGGCTGTCCACCGAGGGTGGAGATACGCTCTGCCACCTCATCGGCATAACCGCGGACCAGGTCAACCTGGGGATCCAGCATTTCGTGGACGGCGATGAAGTTCGGGCCCACCACATTCCAGTGGACGTGCTTGAGGATCAGGTGGAGATCGTTGTAGTCGGTGAGACGCTCCTGCAGTCCATCAATAAGCTGCTTGGCGTCGTTGTCATTGATTCCTGGGACTGTGTAGTTACTCATGCCAGCTATTATACTTGGATCTGATCAATTGTCACCCAAATTTAGCCTTAACTAATAAATGGCAGGGGAGGCTAACCTGAGGGCTTACCCAGCCCCATGCCGACGCAGCGTCACCAGCCCACTGAGCACCCGGATGACCACCACATACACCCCTTTTTCGGGTTTGTATCCGCACTGGTTAAGGTGGAATCCATGCCTGAAGGACACGTCATTCATCGTCTCGCCGGAGAACTCACCCAGAGATTCGGTGATGCTGTGCTCGACGTTACCTCCCCACAGGGCCGGTTTGCAGCGGAGGCGGCGATCGTGGACCAGACCCGCATCGCCCGCGCCGATGCCCACGGGAAGCATCTGTTCATCGATTTCACCGCTGAGCACCCAGAACACATCATCTACATCCACCTCGGACTGATCGGCACACTCAACTTCGAACCCGCGGAAGAAACCCGCGGCCAGATCCGCCTCCACATCTCCGATGGCGGGATCGCGGCGAATCTGCGCGGACCACAATGGTGTCGCCTGATCACAGATGAGGAGCGTGACATCGCGATCGGCAAACTCGGCGCCGACCCGATCCGCGATGACGCCGACCCGGACCCCATCCGCCTCAAGGTGCAGCGCTCCGGTCGCAGCATCGGCTCCCTGCTCATGGATCAGAAGCTGTTCGCCGGCGTGGGCAACATCTACCGCGCAGAGACCCTCTTCCGCCTCGGCATCTCACCGTTCAAACCAGGCCGCGAGATCACCAATGCGGAATTCACGTCCATCTGGGCGGACCTGGTGGGCCTGATGAAAGACGGTGTCACCGCCGGACGCATCGACACCGTCCGCCACGAACACACCCCAGAAGCCATGGGCCGCCCACCACGCAAAGACGACCACGGCGGCGAGGTCTACACCTACCGCCGCACCGGCCAGCCGTGCTACCTCTGCGACACCCCGATACGCGACCAGGTCATGGAAGGCCGCAACCTCTTCTGGTGCCCGGCCTGCCAGCGCTAATGCTTACCGACGAACAACCATTGCCCTCCATCGCTTTTCATGCCATGATGACGGTCACACACTTTTCACAGAAAGGACATGACGATGATGCGCGCTTATCAGCTCTTACAACAAGTGCAGGCCCGCGTACCGTTATGCCTTCCCCCGCGCCGGGAGTTGCTCTAAACACCCAGCGCATTCTTTAACTCTCCACCCCGGGCCCCCACGGTACGTGCCACACAGCACGGACACGTGAGGGCCATTTTTTATCCCAAAATTTTTTCGAAAGGACCACTGATTCCATGACCACCGACGTCATCTCCTTCGCCTCCATCCTGGAGGACGCCGCCCTCGACCAGGCCAAAGCCACGGCCACCATGCCCTTCATCTACCCACATGTGGCACTGATGCCTGATGCCCACTTCGGACTGGGCTCATCCGTGGGCACCGTCTTCGGCACCAAGGGAGCCATCATTCCCGCTGCCGTGGGTGTGGATATCGGCTGCGGCATGATCGGTGTGCGCACCCAGTTCACCGCCGCAGATCTGGAAGGTCGCGATCTGACCAGGCTGCGTGACTCCCTGGAACGCGCCATTCCACTGTCACCGGGAAATTACAACAAGGGCACACTGCAGGACTCCGCCCTGCCGAAGATCGCCGAACTGGAAGAGCTCGCCGCCAAGAACAGCGTGGACCTCTCCCACTCCCCGAAGTGGAAGAAGCAGCTGGGGTCCCTGGGTGGGGGCAACCACTTCATCGAACTCTGCCTGGACGAAGAGGATCACGTCTGGATGTTCCTACACTCCGGCTCCCGGGGAGTGGGTAACAAGATCGCCCAGAAACACATCCGGATCGCCCGCGAAGCATGCGCCGGGGAGAAACTCCCGGACCGTGACCTGGCCTACCTCACCGAGGGAACACCCGAGTTCACCGACTACCTCCGTGAACTGCAGTGGGCACAGCGTTTCGCCTTCCTCAACCGTGAGGAGATGATGGACCGCTTCGCCGAGCAGCTCGGACGCTTCATGGAGGCACCCGTGGAAGAGGTGGAACGCATCAACTGCCACC is a window from the Corynebacterium faecale genome containing:
- a CDS encoding Fpg/Nei family DNA glycosylase, with protein sequence MPEGHVIHRLAGELTQRFGDAVLDVTSPQGRFAAEAAIVDQTRIARADAHGKHLFIDFTAEHPEHIIYIHLGLIGTLNFEPAEETRGQIRLHISDGGIAANLRGPQWCRLITDEERDIAIGKLGADPIRDDADPDPIRLKVQRSGRSIGSLLMDQKLFAGVGNIYRAETLFRLGISPFKPGREITNAEFTSIWADLVGLMKDGVTAGRIDTVRHEHTPEAMGRPPRKDDHGGEVYTYRRTGQPCYLCDTPIRDQVMEGRNLFWCPACQR
- a CDS encoding RtcB family protein codes for the protein MTTDVISFASILEDAALDQAKATATMPFIYPHVALMPDAHFGLGSSVGTVFGTKGAIIPAAVGVDIGCGMIGVRTQFTAADLEGRDLTRLRDSLERAIPLSPGNYNKGTLQDSALPKIAELEELAAKNSVDLSHSPKWKKQLGSLGGGNHFIELCLDEEDHVWMFLHSGSRGVGNKIAQKHIRIAREACAGEKLPDRDLAYLTEGTPEFTDYLRELQWAQRFAFLNREEMMDRFAEQLGRFMEAPVEEVERINCHHNYTVEEEHYGEQVWLTRKGAVLADAGTMALIPGSMGTASYVVEGKGNAEALRSAPHGAGRRMSRTQAKKNFTAQDLDNRMSGIVYRPGKEWIDEIPDAYKDIDQVMADASDLVSIRHKLRQIVNVKGT
- the dps gene encoding DNA starvation/stationary phase protection protein Dps — protein: MSNYTVPGINDNDAKQLIDGLQERLTDYNDLHLILKHVHWNVVGPNFIAVHEMLDPQVDLVRGYADEVAERISTLGGQPIGTPAGHVDNRTPLEYEMNRGNTQDHLATLNKVYTTVLERLRESMAQAGDVDSVTEDVYIAHAAELEKFQWFMRAHLDDGSGNIAE